TACGAGCAGCTCATCGTCTTCGGCCACGGTATCGGTCTCCGTGAGCGTGGCATCATCTAGATCGCCTTCATCGTCGATTGAGTCTGCTGGAGCAGTCATAATAGATGCCGGTGCATCCCAGATCTCTTGATGCTCAGTAATGCGGACGAACGTCGTGTCTAATTCGTCCTCAAGTTCTTCTTCATTAGCATCATACCCTTCCGCAATGCTCATTTCGTAGTCAGCTGGGTCAAGGAATGGACCCTGCGGAAGTTCCACGATCTGATCGTGGACAGTCGCTTCAGCGTCGCTATCTTTGATGTCCCAGGCACCGGATTCAGAAGGCTCAGAATATGTGTTGAACGTAAGAACGACATCTTCGTCGTCTTCATGTTCCTCGAGATTGCTGATTTCGACGATCATCTCGAAGGCGACATCTTCCTCGTCGCCAAGCTGTACATAGAGGTTGTCGTCATAGTTGTCGACATCGATGTCGACATGTGCAACGTTCCCACTCTGAACTTCGTAATCTCCTTCGACGAAGTTCACTTCACCTTCTGTAGGTTCTACCACTTCGATCTCCGCAGCATCGGAGGCAGTCGAGTCAGCGACATCGGCAGTGAACTCGTAGTCGCCGAGATCACTATCGTCGTCAAACTCGGCGGGCATGACGTCACCTTCCTTCACGTCCTGGAAGGTTACTGTATTCTCGTCATCATTTTCGTCGTCAGCATCGAAGATGTCCGATAGCGTATCGGCCTCGATAGCATCACCGTCGTACTCGCCGCTGATGTGGAGATCAACGGCTTCCCCACGGTTATCTTCGGCAAACGATAGGTCAACAATCGAGCCCTGTTCGACGGTTTCCGCGTCGAACTCTAGCTCGATATCCTGTTGCTCGACGAAGAACTCACCGTAGACTGCCTCCTCGTCAGTACCTGCCTGCAGGTAGTGGTAACCCGAGAACTCGTCGGTTTCGAAGGTTACCGTTCCTTCGTGGTCGGTTTGCAGCGTGTCAACTCGCTCGGAATCACCGATGACCCCTTCGCGGAGCTGCACGGGTTCACCAGGCTCGAAGCCACCGACTCGTGGCTCCTGTCCTTGCCATACGGTCCGATCATTGAGGACCGTCCGTGGGATTGCATCGTCCGGAACGTCGAGTGTCACCTGCGCTTGGTCGGTTACAGGCGTCGGGAAGTCTTCACCGGCCTGCAGAATGGGCGAACCGTACGGCTCCCCATCGAAGTGAAGCATCGCGATGACGTCAGTATCTTCAGCAAGCGGGTCAATCTCTACCTCGACGCCGGATTCAGCACCATTCAGTGTCTCGGAGCTGCCGAGTACCGCTCGGTCTTCAGCAGCCTCGTGAATGACAATCTGGTAACCGTTTGCCGGATCGAGATTACTGGAGCTAACGGTCACAACATCTCCAGTGACTTCTTCGTTGTCAGCGTCCTCGATTGACACAGCCGCATCGTAGACAGTCGCTGTGTCAGCGGTGACAATGTTATCCAGAGTATCCGAAGAGACGATACCAGTATCGGAAGTGTCACTACTCAATTCATCAATGGCGTGAACTGTGTGTTCACCGGGTTCCCCTCCACGATCGTCAACCGGAATGTTGACGTACTGTTCTTCGTTCGCACCGTCAGCCGTACCTGCGACAACCGTATCGACGCCGTCCTCATACGTCAGTACAAGGGTGGCTTCGGCACTACCTGCCGTATTCACGTAGACCTCTTCATCATTCTCATTGAGCGCCTGATTGTCGAACTCAACGAAGGTCTCTGAGAGTGTAGCAGTATCTGTAATATCACTCAGCTCTCCGTCGCTGAGTTCCTGAATGACGTCTCCAGCACTGCCGTCATCTTCCGCTATATGCAGTTGAGCATAGACATCAGTGAATCCTGGATCAAGTGCCTCATCCAGTTCCACAGCAACCTCTTCATCACCGGTTGTTGGGTCGCTGGTTCCGAGGGTTGTATCGTCACCAGCATCAGAAACCGTCACAACGTACTCGTCATCGGGAGCGAGGTTCGCGTTGACTGTGACTGTATCGTCATCAGGTACCTGATCGTCTATCGACAGTTCGGCATCGTAGATTGTCGCAGTCGAGTCAGCTATAACCGCCTTTGCAGTCTGTTCAGGAAGGGGCTTATCATACTCAAAGTTCTCAACATCATATGGAATAATATGAATTGTGTGTTCACCGGGTGAGTCTACGTACGAATAGAGCTCTACGGAGTCGATGCTGCCAGGAGAAGCATCACCGTCATCGACGACAATTTGCTCGCCAGTACTGTCGTCAGTTACCAAATAGTAGCCGAACAAGCCAACATCTTCTTCAAGATACTGGCCAGTAGAGAGAATCTCATTTCCGTTCTCAGCGTCGAAGCTCTGTGGTTCGAGCTCAATATCAGCTTCTCGGATGTGATCTTGCCAGACCAGTGGTGCGTCATCCGATGCGATTGCGCTATCAAGTGTTGCAGTCGATATGGGGTCCGTACTGTCTTGATAGTCACCACTCACTGCGCTGGTCGGAACTGCATATACCGTGAACGCACCCGTCACATCACCATCAATTTCACGAGTTATCGTTGCTGTATCGTCATCCTCATTAATTTCAGTTATTCCGCGGAGGAACTGACCACCCTCTCCAAAGTCGGTTTCCAGCATGAGCGTGGCGTCCCCATCAACATCGATATTGGTGATTTCGATATCCTCAACCACACTGTCTTCCGTATCACCGACCTGTGCTTCAAACGTAAGTGTGCCCTCTGTAGCATCGCCCTCCGCCACAACTACTGCCGTATCAGCGTCGAGCGCATCGTCGGCAACCGTTTCGGTTACCTCATCGCCAACGCTCAGATCTGCGGCACCGGCAGTATCGTCATCAAAGACGTGAGCAGTGTAGGCCCCGTGAAGACCATCCGGATGGCCCCATTCGAGGCCAACATTGATGATCTCGTCAACATCGTTCGCATCTTCATCAATCGCCGCTACTGTCGTGGTATCCTCGTTCAGAGGATCATCATATGTCAGTACAACTGTTGCGTCTCCATCGGTCTCGACGCCGACGTCCACGGAGTCATCCTGTGCAAGTTCTTGGTTGTCGAACTGCACGGTCGCGTCCGTCGCCGCCGTCGCCACCGCCGCCCCCGGAAGGGTAGCGGTCATGGCGACCATCGAAAGTACCATGATCGCGGCCAGGAACACCGCACGTCCTGCCTCGCGATATGATCGTCTGTTTCGTGTCATATTGTAATCTGTTGTCGGTTGGTGGCAGCGGATCGCTCCCTCCGACCGATTCCGGCAAGGTATGCGACACCGACTACCACGGGTAGGGGTTGCAATCAAACGGTAAGTTTGCTATAAGTAATAATTTACGGTGTTATTGTTCTTCACAGAGTTACAAAACCCGTAGGAACCCTGAGGCGGTTTTATTCAATCGTTCGAAAGGGGCACCAATGAATGTTGAAAAATAACACAAAGATTAGCCTACGTCCGATCATCTAAACAATCAGGGGAATTGCCCCACGAAACTGTCGGCACTGTGTAGCTGGCGTCGCCAAAAAAGTCCGCGCGATGCGGAAAGGGGGAACTCGACTCAGTTAGTCGAGTTTAGTTGTTGCGGCGTCGTGCGAGGAGTGCTGCGCCGAGCAGCGAGACGAGGGCGACCAGCAGGCCGAAGCCGGGCTGGTCGTCATCGTCTTCTGGCTCGCCGTCATCGTCGCCGTTCTGCTCGTCGCCGTTCTGCTCGTCACCGTTCTGTTCGTCGCCGTTCTGCTCGTCACCGTTCTGTTCGTCGCCGTTCTGCTCGTCACCGTTCTCATCGTCTTCGACGACGATGGTCAGGGTAGCCTCGTCAGAGGCGTCGAGGAGCGTGACTTCCAGATCGTGGTCGCCCTCAGGGAAGTCTTCCTCGTTGGTGTCGAGCGTGAAGGTGACATCGTCACTGTTGCCCGCGTCAGCGGTCACAGTGGCGCTATCGACCTCGTCGTCGTTGAGGAACAGCGTGACCTCGTCGTCATCGAGGCCGTCCGCACCTGCGACGGCGGAGACGTCGATGTCGACGGAGTCACCCTGATCGACTTCGTAGGTGTCCTGACCGAAGTCAACGGACAGCTCGAAGTCATCCTCGTCGGGGTCGACGAGTGTGGAGTCGAGTTCGTGCTGGTTGTCGCCATCGTTGGCGTCAGTGGCGCGGAGCGTGAACTCCGTTCCACTGGATTCCTCGCTGAAGTCGTAGGTGGCGGTGAACGTACCGTCATCTTCGACCTCAACGGTGGTGCGGTCGACGAACACACCGGGCGCGCGTGCTCGGGTGTCGACTTCCGTACCGGGTGCGACGTTCGTCGTACCCATCACGTCAGCGTTAGCGACGGTTGGGACTTCAGATGCGCTCTCGTCCCACTCGATGTCGCGTTCGTCGTAGTCGAACTCGCCTTCAGCGGTTTCTTCAGCATCCTCGTCCTCGATGAACGGATTGTCTTCACCGATCGTGAAGGTGACATCGTATCCGGCGTCAGTCTCGAAGTCACCGTTATCCGATTCGAGGAGGATGATAGCCTGCTCCCCGTCGTTGCTGAGGGTGTAGACATTCAGCTCACCGTCGTCGAAGCTCCACGTCTGAGCATCGACGTTCGGACGTTCGTCCTGTGCCTCAACTTCGAGATTGATGTCGCTATCGAAGTTCAGGTCACCACCCTCGATATCAGTACTATCGAGGTACTCAGTATCAGGGAGGAACGAGGTCGTCCCCGTGGCCTCCAGACTGGTTACGATCTTATCCTCTTCAGCGACCGTGTCGGTCTGGCTCAGGATGTCGAGCAGTTCGTCATCCTCAGCAGCGTCGAACAGGTCATCAGCATCGTTGTCGGACGGTGCGGTCCACGTCGTCAGGTCTTCACCGATCGGCGTTCGGTCGGTGAGTGTCAGGAAGGACGTGTCGAACTCGTTGTCGACTTCCGCACCGATGACGTTGTCGTCGTCATCTTCGAGCACGGACCAGTCGTCACCGATGCTCAGTTCGTAGTCGGTTGCGGCAAGCGGCGCTTCATCGATCGTGCCACCTGCTGCTTCTAGATCGTCCGCGATCGCAACGTCGACATCGTCGGAGTTGTCTCCAACGATGTACCAGCTGCCTTCATCGTCCGGATCAGATGCCGTGTTGTAGCCGACGGTGACTTCGTCGTCCTCGTCGATATCATTGAGGCCGCTGATTTCCAGAACGTTCTCCCAGTTGACTTCCTCTGCGTCACCGACGGTGACGAAGACGTTGTCCTGGTCGTAGTTCTCAGCAACGAAGCTGAATTCTGCGTTGTCACCGAGCTCGGACGTGAAGTCGCCCGCGGTGAAGCGGACGTCAGCGTCCACAGGCTCGGTCACTTCGATCTCGGCGGAGTCGGATGCGGTCGTGTCGTCAACTTCGAGCGTGAAGTCGTAGTCACCGACATCCTGGTCGTCGAAGTCGAAGGTTTCGCCAGCAGCGTCGAAGTCCTCAATGATGACCGTTTCATCATCGTCGGTCTCCGAGTAGTTGTTAACGATGTCTTCGAGAGTGTCCTCGTCGAGGGCTTCCTCGTCGAGTTCACCGGAGACGACGACATCGACGAGGTCACCGCGGTTGTCCTCTTCGATCACGAGGTCAACCTGGGTATCCTCGGCGTCATCGCCGTCGAATGGGACCGCGTCGTCCTCGAACTCGAAGTCGATCTCCTGTTCGTCAACGAAGAACTGGTCCTGGTTCTCATCAGCAGTCTGCGTGCCTTCCTGCAGGTAGTAGTACCCCGAGAGGTCATCGGTATCGAAGGTCACTACACCGTCGGACGCACGCAGCGTGTCGATTCGTTCGGAGTCGTCGTCACCGGTCAGACCCTCTCGGAGCTGGACCGGACCGCTACCGTCGTTGTCCTGACGGACATCGAACACTTCGACAGTCTGGCCTTGCCAGATGTCAGTCTGTCCGAGCTGGCCGAAGGCGACGGAGATGTCACCGCCAGCCTCTCGGACGGTTGCGAGATCGTCGTCGATAACCTCACCGGCAGTTTCGGCGGAGACTGCGTCTCCAATACCGTACTCGCCACTGAGGCCGTCGTTAGCGATCAGGTGAGCAGTGTGCTCACCGGGGAAGCCACCGTCATCCTCGATGCTGACAGGAACAGCCTCGCTGTCGAGGTTGTCCGCGCTAGCCAGGCCAGCGATGATCAGTTCGCCATCGTCCTCGTACGTAACGACAACGACGGATTCCTGATCACTACTGACATCTGCGACGGTAACCGTACCGTCAGCAGCGAGGTTCTGGTTGTTGAACGTCAGTTCACCAGTGTACACGGGGTCCGCAACTTCGTATCCATCCTGACCGTCAGCGAACGGGCTCACCTGAGCAGTACCACCGAGGTCACCGCCGTCCTCGTGGAGGCTCAACGTGAACGTGGGTGTGCTAACGTCAGGGTTGGTGACATCCTGGATGTTGATATCCACGCTGTCTTCGTCGGTTACGTCCGTCCCGAACTCAATGTCCTCGCCGGAGCCGAGTTCGATCAGGAGTTCAGAGGCCGTGAGGTCACCTTCAGCGGTGGCCTCACCGTCACCTGACGCAGTATAAAGATCATCAACCTCGTAGTTATCGCCGTCGACACTAACGTCGTTGATGTTAACTTCGTCAAATGCGACCGATTCGTCGCCGAAGTCGGCGAGGATGTACTGTGCTGCCTCGCCGCCGTCAGTACTGACGATATCAAAGGTCACATCGTAGGTCGCCTGAGTGTTGGAGTCCTGTGGGTTCGGGTTATCAACGGTTACGTCGATATCGGACTCAGGCTCTTCGACAAGTTCGAAGTTCTGAGTATCGTCCTGACCCT
Above is a genomic segment from Natranaeroarchaeum aerophilus containing:
- a CDS encoding BGTF surface domain-containing protein; protein product: MTRNRRSYREAGRAVFLAAIMVLSMVAMTATLPGAAVATAATDATVQFDNQELAQDDSVDVGVETDGDATVVLTYDDPLNEDTTTVAAIDEDANDVDEIINVGLEWGHPDGLHGAYTAHVFDDDTAGAADLSVGDEVTETVADDALDADTAVVVAEGDATEGTLTFEAQVGDTEDSVVEDIEITNIDVDGDATLMLETDFGEGGQFLRGITEINEDDDTATITREIDGDVTGAFTVYAVPTSAVSGDYQDSTDPISTATLDSAIASDDAPLVWQDHIREADIELEPQSFDAENGNEILSTGQYLEEDVGLFGYYLVTDDSTGEQIVVDDGDASPGSIDSVELYSYVDSPGEHTIHIIPYDVENFEYDKPLPEQTAKAVIADSTATIYDAELSIDDQVPDDDTVTVNANLAPDDEYVVTVSDAGDDTTLGTSDPTTGDEEVAVELDEALDPGFTDVYAQLHIAEDDGSAGDVIQELSDGELSDITDTATLSETFVEFDNQALNENDEEVYVNTAGSAEATLVLTYEDGVDTVVAGTADGANEEQYVNIPVDDRGGEPGEHTVHAIDELSSDTSDTGIVSSDTLDNIVTADTATVYDAAVSIEDADNEEVTGDVVTVSSSNLDPANGYQIVIHEAAEDRAVLGSSETLNGAESGVEVEIDPLAEDTDVIAMLHFDGEPYGSPILQAGEDFPTPVTDQAQVTLDVPDDAIPRTVLNDRTVWQGQEPRVGGFEPGEPVQLREGVIGDSERVDTLQTDHEGTVTFETDEFSGYHYLQAGTDEEAVYGEFFVEQQDIELEFDAETVEQGSIVDLSFAEDNRGEAVDLHISGEYDGDAIEADTLSDIFDADDENDDENTVTFQDVKEGDVMPAEFDDDSDLGDYEFTADVADSTASDAAEIEVVEPTEGEVNFVEGDYEVQSGNVAHVDIDVDNYDDNLYVQLGDEEDVAFEMIVEISNLEEHEDDEDVVLTFNTYSEPSESGAWDIKDSDAEATVHDQIVELPQGPFLDPADYEMSIAEGYDANEEELEDELDTTFVRITEHQEIWDAPASIMTAPADSIDDEGDLDDATLTETDTVAEDDELLVKVEAESVYGFVEEGANVGGIDDNEHIINDMQMRIEGTEQELNVDDQEEVGTWFDGGLVGTIVSADQDDGEFIALLEPQEDLSVGSDFEVFVQMSDSSPLYDDWEDTSASYSSEERDIEWDESASEVPVIANADVTGTTNVAPGTEVDTRARAPGEFVDRTTVEVAEDGTFTATYDFSEESSGTEFTLRATDANDGENQHELDSTLVEAEEDDFELSIDFGQDTYEVDQGDSVDIDATAVAGADGLDDEEVTLFLNGEEEGTATVTADAGNSDDATFTLETNEDEFPEGDHDLEVELLDESDSATLTVVVDHDENGEENGEENGEENGEENGEEENGEENGDDDGEPEDDDDQPGFGLLVALVSLLGAALLARRRNN
- a CDS encoding BGTF surface domain-containing protein, with the protein product MTNDTKSYREAGRAVFLAAIMVLSMVAMTATLPGAVVATSDADAEITSDNSFIGADGVQHTVSWTAQSDDELAGDSLNELTVDYDDGLTVASGVTESDLSLTIGEGPDETVLNDEGDFSLTSDDNTLTINVDSDPGVSADDSIDLQVSAIANPDATGDVGTVDVTADATVAGVDNIIEADPYPIESVTLGGEVTEDDGSTAIDGADVSFDEEGTLTDTTGTDGLYSIEVSDLGPITADAADVTANADGFQSSTEIVNVEGQDDTQNFELVEEPESDIDVTVDNPNPQDSNTQATYDVTFDIVSTDGGEAAQYILADFGDESVAFDEVNINDVSVDGDNYEVDDLYTASGDGEATAEGDLTASELLIELGSGEDIEFGTDVTDEDSVDINIQDVTNPDVSTPTFTLSLHEDGGDLGGTAQVSPFADGQDGYEVADPVYTGELTFNNQNLAADGTVTVADVSSDQESVVVVTYEDDGELIIAGLASADNLDSEAVPVSIEDDGGFPGEHTAHLIANDGLSGEYGIGDAVSAETAGEVIDDDLATVREAGGDISVAFGQLGQTDIWQGQTVEVFDVRQDNDGSGPVQLREGLTGDDDSERIDTLRASDGVVTFDTDDLSGYYYLQEGTQTADENQDQFFVDEQEIDFEFEDDAVPFDGDDAEDTQVDLVIEEDNRGDLVDVVVSGELDEEALDEDTLEDIVNNYSETDDDETVIIEDFDAAGETFDFDDQDVGDYDFTLEVDDTTASDSAEIEVTEPVDADVRFTAGDFTSELGDNAEFSFVAENYDQDNVFVTVGDAEEVNWENVLEISGLNDIDEDDEVTVGYNTASDPDDEGSWYIVGDNSDDVDVAIADDLEAAGGTIDEAPLAATDYELSIGDDWSVLEDDDDNVIGAEVDNEFDTSFLTLTDRTPIGEDLTTWTAPSDNDADDLFDAAEDDELLDILSQTDTVAEEDKIVTSLEATGTTSFLPDTEYLDSTDIEGGDLNFDSDINLEVEAQDERPNVDAQTWSFDDGELNVYTLSNDGEQAIILLESDNGDFETDAGYDVTFTIGEDNPFIEDEDAEETAEGEFDYDERDIEWDESASEVPTVANADVMGTTNVAPGTEVDTRARAPGVFVDRTTVEVEDDGTFTATYDFSEESSGTEFTLRATDANDGDNQHELDSTLVDPDEDDFELSVDFGQDTYEVDQGDSVDIDVSAVAGADGLDDDEVTLFLNDDEVDSATVTADAGNSDDVTFTLDTNEEDFPEGDHDLEVTLLDASDEATLTIVVEDDENGDEQNGDEQNGDEQNGDEQNGDEQNGDEQNGDDDGEPEDDDDQPGFGLLVALVSLLGAALLARRRNN